A stretch of DNA from Hippopotamus amphibius kiboko isolate mHipAmp2 chromosome 5, mHipAmp2.hap2, whole genome shotgun sequence:
TTCGTCAGGGCAAATCTCTTTTTTTGAAGGATTTGTTTTGACTGCAGCACTAAAATACCCCATCAGAAAATTCCTTTCTGTATTAAAGAGTACAGTATTGCCTTGAAGAGCTGTGGGACTATCTTTTCTGgcatcttttcatttgaaaaatattcagaggaattttctgttattttagaaCTGTTCTCAGTTTTGTGTTTCTTAGATTGATGAGGAGTTTTCATTTAACATTGGAAGAATGTCTTCGGTTTGAGATTGAATCTTTACTAAACAGAATCTGAAAGATGTAGTACtatgggaaaatgtttaaaaatttaatggaTAGCAAGGTTCTCTTCTTTAAGGCTATTTCAGTTGTATCAACCCTACATCAAATATCTTAATAAGGTGAATTGTTTTTGTCCTTGAGGTTTTCCTGGTTGGTATTAGAAATACTTTGGAATAGTATAGATTAGGCACCAGAActagataaattatttaaaattctgtgaaataatctttgtgatttttcagaaataagaactatatatttgaacttatttttcagttttgtgtattattgtgtgttttccttttcttaatgagATATGCTTTCATGGCTTTGCTAGAactactgaatttttttcttttcttttaatgtttctcATGCTGCCTTGGATTTCTTTTAACCTTTCACATTATCAAAATAAGGGTAAAGCATGACGATGATGTGAAAGAATTAATATAGTTCTCATCAAAAAACAGTACAGTTCTAGAACATGTATTCATTGAAAATATATGTTTAGGTTTGGTAAGAAATCtgttaaaggaacaaaataatttaGCAAGATTTCATTTCTGCATGGAATCAGTCTTCGAGAATTACTGCATTTTAGTTATCTGCTCCAATAGAATTGTCTGTTTTCCAATTTAAAAGTTTCATAGATAATAGttatgtttcatatattttattttctaatattattgCATTTTATATGTTAATATGAAAAAGTGCCACAGAATAAATTGTATAGgaatttgttttgatttcatcAACATTCTTATCATTTATATCAGTGAGTTCCTTTCCACCAAGCAAAAGCAtacattctttttgatgcatcAGATTGTTcgaatttaaaaaataggtttgTGAATAAgttaactttaaaatgtattgtttgGGTCAACTAGATAAAAATTCATGtttagaaagtaaaaatgaaaaagacattttgaaaaataatggtaaCCTTTTCAGTGAAGCAGATAAATTCACGTACACATGCACATCAATGAAACATTATACTTTttattgtactatttttttaattaaaattttggcacccagaaagttttcttaattatttttggcaaattttatgtttacCATGAAAAAAAGTCACTCAGATAGCACACATAAACAGCAAGCTTGATGGCTCACTTTAGCCCttcaacagaaaaattaaagtttgCATGCAGCTTATCTCTTTTTACACAGAAATATGGTGTTTATCATTCAGTACCTGTCCTTCCTCATGTAGTAGATGAGAAAAATGTCTgcttattaaaaaatctttttctgcactgaacatgccatggagcatctTTTGCCTACTGAAATCCTAAATTGAAGCTTTAGCCACCGTTTTTAAAGTATAAGGTTTTATTTCTCTCAGAAGGGTAAACTTTTTGAAGGTTTGTTGCCATTTTATGTTAATATGTTGCTGCTATTTACTTCTTTAGATTGCTACAAGGGAAGATATAAATTCAAAGCAGGTTACTCCAGTGAAAGCAGACCTGGAATCTGAATCTTTTCGACCAAACCTAAGTGATCCCAGTGAACTCTTGCTGCCAGATCAAATTGAAAAGGTATGAAATACCCACATGTGCATTTCTGAGCACGTGCCATGAGGGTAAAATAGACTCTTTTCAGATGTTTTGAAAACTGAAGAAGCAGGGCTATTGTTCCTAGTCTTACTCTTCtatgaagaaaaagtaaacaaaatacagCAACTAGTGTAATAGAAGGTATTAGGAGATTTGGCTAAgcagacattaaaataaataacagtagcAATTAGGTGAGACCGTATATAGTAGCCAGTATTTAATTTCTTATTGTTTGATAGTTACTTGCTTTATATAGGTTATCTAATGTAGTTGTTGCAGCCCCTGTAGGAGTTCCATGCTCTTATTGTCACATTTTGTAAGTGAAGAAActtgggcacagagaggttgagtaaatATTCAAACTCATACAGCTATAACATATTGAAGCTTGATTTCTAATTATGAAAGTCTGCCTCTGGATTTGAGAGGTTATTAATAATCAAGTTATTAAGTTAATTAAGTAATTTGACAAATCAACagtttgttaaatgtttttgttaatttgatagaGATGCAGACAATAAGTAATCCATGTTTCTTGCCTCTATTCTAATTTGCATATTGTTTGGTATGATTCTTTCCTAATGAACAATTAGTATTTCATACTGAGAAATGTACAATTATTCTTCAAGAATCTCAGTAGCTTTGACAATGATAAATACTTTCTACTGTTATTTTTGTAGCctgcattttataaaataccaTTAAATTCCAACTGGCATTAGTATTCTACAAACTGACAATAAGCAACAGTTGAGtatgtgttaatttatttttcaaagcttaCCAAACATCTTCCACCAAGAACCATTGGCTATCCATGGACTCTTGTTTATGGTACTGGGAAGCATGGCACAAGCTTGAAGACCCTTTATCGAACAATGACAGGTTTAGACACTCCAGTGCTGATGGTGATTAAAGACAGTGATGGGCAGGTATGAAAAGTGACAACACAGATACCTTACATTTTAAGAGATGGTAGTAATGGTAACTTTAGCATATTCttttgataaaaattattttcattagtacattttattaaatttaacagGTAACTATTGAGTGCTTTTGATATGCAAGGCAGTGCTGCGTCCTACAGAGGGATAGATATGAGCATGAATAATTAAAGAGTTCCTGCCTTCAAAGGAATTATAATCTGGTAGAAAAGAATATTAGAGTATGTGAATATCTCTAATACCAACAAAATATGCCTAGTATAGTGAAAACCTAAAAAAGTTAAAAGGGGTGTTTGGATTGTTCATTTCTATCTGGAGGATATAAGAATGCGGTTCAGGGAAGTAGTGGAAATTGACAGTCTTGAGATGTGGATAGAGTTTTGAAAGTTAAAGCTAATTGTGTGAGGATGAGACCAAGAACAAAGTCACAGATAAGCAAGAGAACCATTGGTTATTCCTGAAACAGCAGGTTCATAAATGGTCAAAACAAATCTTTGGTATTGTCAGACCTAGTAGCTTCCTTTAGGGAGGTGAAGGAGGTGGTTTAGAGGAGGCACAAGGAGAGTTTCTGGAGTGCTGGTAATGTCTTGTTTCTTGGTCTGAGTGAAGGTTAAATGGGACTTTGCTTTGTGATGATTCCAAGTTGAGCtgtataattacattttatatatatgtacatgcacaCCTTACAATAAGAaaagtctgttttaaaaattgagagtATGAAAATAGAATATCAAGAGAGATAGTGACTGTAGAGATCATCAAATTCTACATTCCCATTTTGTGATCTGGAACCTTAGACCCAGAGCATTGAAATGACTTGTCCAGgcctcttattcattcatttattctttttttagggTATGTACTGTGTGTCATGTACTGTGTAAAGCTAAGGCATTACAGGACCAAACAATTCAGGCATAAGTTTTGTCCTTATGGAATTTGCTATCTAATGAAGAAAAAACTAGTATACTTTTTTAGTAGTAGAATGTTTACCTATACTGACGCTTTCTTAAGTGCTACAGTACCACAACAGCATGTTATCCTTATTGTATGTACATTGTCATGCTGAAATGTGTCCACCACTTTAGACTgtcttttttaattgttataataAACATCTTTTTAGATTTCAAAACTAGGGGAAAATCTGGGTTTTTTCCACTGAGAAACTGATATGCTTTGTACCTGACAATAATATGAACTGTGTGACAACTGATCCTGTTTCACTTTCTAAGTACAAGTAGACAAAACTATgctagatttcattttttttattttacttaaacatATATAATGGGATAATGCTTACTGAAACAAATTAATAATCATGTCATTGAAAGTGCCTTTTTCATCCTTAGGTTTTTGGTGCATTAGCATCTGAGCCATTTAAAGTGAGTGATGGCTTTTATGGTACTGGAGAGACCTTTGTTTTTACATTCTGTCCAGAATTTGAGGTAAGGACAGTTATTCCAGTTATATACAGTTTGTGAAGAGATGGCATCATGAACAGAACATTCACTTTGGACTCCTGCATGCTTGCATTTGACCCTCAGTCTCTGCCTTTTACTAACTGATAACTTAGCACTTTTTTGACCATTGTGAGCTTCAACTTTCCTTTGGATAGAATGGGGATCATAAAATGTAACAGGTTGTTTAAAACTTAAATGAGAATCATATATGTGTACCACTTGGCATAGTACCAGAAACACATCCTGGGCTCAGTAAGGAGTGTACGTGATTATTACTGTTTTATGAACTGTCATTGTAAAATTTCTAGAAACTTTTAATGACTAAGTAAGTTTAATGATGTCAGTCTTGAAAACTTAAAGAATGAATTATTTGGGTTTAAATCAAAAGTGATTacctgatttttctttattgtgacGTGACTAAAATTAGATACATTCTAATGCCAATAAGATCTAAAATTTAAAGGTATACATGAATTTTAGTGAATGCGTAActcttttttaaagcattaaagcATCTCAGCTTCTCCGGTACAGTCAGGTTCAGCATGTCAAACAGTTCCTAAAGATGAAATTATAATCTTGAAAACAGGAATCAAcacagttgttttaaaaaaaggaaaaaaaacagttgtCTTtaggaacagttttttttttttttttttttcaagagggtattAAATTGTTTATTGATTACACATGATAATGGATGATACACAAGCTTCATTCCCATCTGTAACTTTATCTGGTACCATAATTCAATTTAGATATATTGCATAGGATGTGCCAACAATCATAAtattaataaccaaaaaaattCCGTGACTTTGCTTGGGTGACCCTTTTAAAGATGAACTCCAGGTCAC
This window harbors:
- the OXR1 gene encoding oxidation resistance protein 1 isoform X10; the encoded protein is MSRLWYGKKGRRHQPINQKYTLIATREDINSKQVTPVKADLESESFRPNLSDPSELLLPDQIEKLTKHLPPRTIGYPWTLVYGTGKHGTSLKTLYRTMTGLDTPVLMVIKDSDGQVFGALASEPFKVSDGFYGTGETFVFTFCPEFEVFKWTGDNMFFIKGDMDSLAFGGGGGEFALWLDGDLYHGRSHSCKTFGNRTLSKKEDFFIQDIEIWAFE